Proteins encoded by one window of Manihot esculenta cultivar AM560-2 chromosome 10, M.esculenta_v8, whole genome shotgun sequence:
- the LOC110625352 gene encoding kelch repeat-containing protein At3g27220 isoform X1 — MVRTAGKQKSVRLVLVCVGLLGFGVIANYLWASSPRLSNWSVDNSLTNLIIPRTEDPFSDATFPAPKGEADKGKKKKKGKDKDIPDRFLSATFADLPAPELKWDKMAPAPVPRLDGAAIQIKNLLYVFAGYGTIDYVHSHVDIYNFTDNTWGGRFDMPKEMAHSHLGMVTDGRYIYIVTGQYGPQCRGPTARTFVLDTETKQWRDMLPLPVPRYAPATQLWRGRLHVMGGSKENRHTPAFEHWSLAVKDGKALENEWRTEIPIPRGGPHRACVVFDDRLYIIGGQEGDFMAKPGSPIFKCSRRNEVVFDNVYMLDDDMKWKALPPMPKPDSHIEFAWVIVNNSLVIVGGTTDKHPITKRMVLVGEVFQFNLVTLKWSVIGKLPYRVKTTLVGLWNGWLYFTSGQRDRGPDDPTPKKVIGEMWRTKLKLNS, encoded by the exons ATGGTACGGACAGCAGGGAAGCAGAAATCCGTTAGATTGGTGTTAGTGTGTGTGGGACTGTTAGGGTTTGGTGTTATCGCTAATTATCTTTGGGCTTCTTCTCCCCGTCTCTCCAATTGGTCTGTTGATAATTCTTTAACCAATTTAATCATCCCCAGAACGGAAGATCCATTCTCAGATGCTACATTTCCAGCCCCTAAG GGAGAAGCTGacaaaggaaagaagaagaagaagggcaaAGATAAGGACATTCCTGATAGATTCCTATCAGCAACATTTGCTGATTTGCCTGCACCAGAATTAAAATGGGATAAAATGGCTCCTGCACCTGTGCCTCGTCTAGATGGGGCAGCAATACAGATTAAGAATCTCCTGTACGTGTTTGCTGGATATGGAACAATCGATTAT GTGCATTCACATGTTGATATTTACAATTTTACGGATAACACATGGGGAGGGAGATTTGATATGCCCAAAGAAATGGCACATTCACACTTGGGAATGGTGACAGATGGTAGATACATTTATATTGTCACAGGACAATATGGTCCACAATGTAGAGGGCCAACGGCCCGGACATTTGTGTTGGATACTGAGACAAAGCAGTGGCGGGATATGCTACCTCTACCAGTACCTAG GTATGCACCTGCTACTCAGCTTTGGAGAGGTAGACTCCACGTGATGGGTGGCAGCAAGGAAAATCGGCACACTCCAGCATTTGAGCATTGGAGTCTTGCTGTAAAAGATGGCAAAGCATTAGAAAATGAGTGGAGGACAGAGATACCAATACCTCGTGGAGGTCCTCATAG gGCTTGTGTTGTGTTTGATGATCGGCTTTATATCATTGGTGGTCAAGAAGGAGATTTTATGGCAAAACCTGGATCACCTATTTTCAAGTGCTCCCGAAGGAATGAG GTAGTATTTGACAATGTTTACATGCTGGATGATGACATGAAGTGGAAAGCCTTACCTCCTATGCCAAAGCCTGATTCTCACATTGAATTTGCTTGGGTGATTGTTAATAATTCACTTGTTATTGTTGGAGGCACCACAGATAAGCACCCCATAACGAAAAGGATGGTCCTAGTTGGTGAAGTCTTCCAGTTTAACCTAGTTACACTG AAATGGTCAGTCATCGGAAAACTTCCGTATCGTGTGAAAACCACACTGGTTGGACTGTGGAACGGATGGTTGTATTTTACATCTGGGCAACGAGACAGAGGTCCGGATGATCCAACACCTAAGAAGGTCATTGGAGAGATGTGGAGAACCAAATTGAAACTAAACTCATga
- the LOC110625352 gene encoding kelch repeat-containing protein At3g27220 isoform X2 — protein MVRTAGKQKSVRLVLVCVGLLGFGVIANYLWASSPRLSNWSVDNSLTNLIIPRTEDPFSDATFPAPKGEADKGKKKKKGKDKDIPDRFLSATFADLPAPELKWDKMAPAPVPRLDGAAIQIKNLLYVFAGYGTIDYVHSHVDIYNFTDNTWGGRFDMPKEMAHSHLGMVTDGRYIYIVTGQYGPQCRGPTARTFVLDTETKQWRDMLPLPVPRYAPATQLWRGRLHVMGGSKENRHTPAFEHWSLAVKDGKALENEWRTEIPIPRGGPHRACVVFDDRLYIIGGQEGDFMAKPGSPIFKCSRRNEVVFDNVYMLDDDMKWKALPPMPKPDSHIEFAWVIVNNSLVIVGGTTDKHPITKRMVLVGEVFQFNLVTLIGIRILDAWMIN, from the exons ATGGTACGGACAGCAGGGAAGCAGAAATCCGTTAGATTGGTGTTAGTGTGTGTGGGACTGTTAGGGTTTGGTGTTATCGCTAATTATCTTTGGGCTTCTTCTCCCCGTCTCTCCAATTGGTCTGTTGATAATTCTTTAACCAATTTAATCATCCCCAGAACGGAAGATCCATTCTCAGATGCTACATTTCCAGCCCCTAAG GGAGAAGCTGacaaaggaaagaagaagaagaagggcaaAGATAAGGACATTCCTGATAGATTCCTATCAGCAACATTTGCTGATTTGCCTGCACCAGAATTAAAATGGGATAAAATGGCTCCTGCACCTGTGCCTCGTCTAGATGGGGCAGCAATACAGATTAAGAATCTCCTGTACGTGTTTGCTGGATATGGAACAATCGATTAT GTGCATTCACATGTTGATATTTACAATTTTACGGATAACACATGGGGAGGGAGATTTGATATGCCCAAAGAAATGGCACATTCACACTTGGGAATGGTGACAGATGGTAGATACATTTATATTGTCACAGGACAATATGGTCCACAATGTAGAGGGCCAACGGCCCGGACATTTGTGTTGGATACTGAGACAAAGCAGTGGCGGGATATGCTACCTCTACCAGTACCTAG GTATGCACCTGCTACTCAGCTTTGGAGAGGTAGACTCCACGTGATGGGTGGCAGCAAGGAAAATCGGCACACTCCAGCATTTGAGCATTGGAGTCTTGCTGTAAAAGATGGCAAAGCATTAGAAAATGAGTGGAGGACAGAGATACCAATACCTCGTGGAGGTCCTCATAG gGCTTGTGTTGTGTTTGATGATCGGCTTTATATCATTGGTGGTCAAGAAGGAGATTTTATGGCAAAACCTGGATCACCTATTTTCAAGTGCTCCCGAAGGAATGAG GTAGTATTTGACAATGTTTACATGCTGGATGATGACATGAAGTGGAAAGCCTTACCTCCTATGCCAAAGCCTGATTCTCACATTGAATTTGCTTGGGTGATTGTTAATAATTCACTTGTTATTGTTGGAGGCACCACAGATAAGCACCCCATAACGAAAAGGATGGTCCTAGTTGGTGAAGTCTTCCAGTTTAACCTAGTTACACTG ATTGGTATTAGAATTTTGGACGCATGGATGATAAATTAA